The following are from one region of the Zonotrichia leucophrys gambelii isolate GWCS_2022_RI chromosome 1A, RI_Zleu_2.0, whole genome shotgun sequence genome:
- the STYK1 gene encoding tyrosine-protein kinase STYK1 isoform X1, producing the protein MAGDVKRFSRMLLECNSNDKLCVVREHQTEVIVVPALLVGLFVIVLSVILWLHCRGLRAKQEQSAPARTQVTRKNQQEPCSTENRYIQLSESSVESLLNSASLTLKELEIPREKLLPDSLQLIKLGAYGSIYRAQLETGSSGKTKAVVLKALQDPASPQKVKDFLGRIKFHQNLGHHENLVELVGCCVDQLPLYMIMEDVSLGDLLTFLWTCRKDVMAMDGVPYDLTERQVYEVGQQVAAALAYLEEKNLFHGDIAARNVLLHHNFTAKLCGLGLAYETHTHGASSVTRKVPVKWQAPERLLSKPPTIKADIWSFGILLYEMITLGAPPYPEVPPSDILSYLQKQNIMKQPSSCQQAMYSIMKSCWQWSAADRPSPAQLLCSLETAMKTSNGHTVLQVPEPVVPELYADAAGVDVHSLVREYTIL; encoded by the exons ATGGCAGGGGATGTGAAAAGATTCTCACGGATGCTGCTGGAGTGCAATAGCAATGACAAGCTATGTG TTGTGCGTGAACATCAAACGGAAGTGATCGttgtcccagctctcctggtgggACTTTTTGTCATTGTGCTCAGTGTGATCCTCTGGCTCCACTGCCGCGGCCTGCGTGCAAAGCAGGAGCAATCAGCACCAGCCAGAACCCAAg TGACAAGAAAGAATCAGCAGGAACCCTGCTCAACAGAGAACCGCTACATCCAGCTGAGTGAGAGCTCTGTGGAGAGCCTGCTAAATTCTGCATCCTTGACTCTGAAAGAATTAGAGATACCACGAGAGAAACTCTTACCAGACAGCTTGCAACTGATCAAACTTGGTGCCTATGGGAGCATCTACAGAGCACAGTTGGAAACCGGGAGCTCTGGGAAGACTAAGGCTGTGGTGTTGAAAGCCTTGCAAG ATCCAGCTAGTCCCCAGAAAGTGAAGGATTTCTTGGGAAGGATTAAATTCCATCAAAACCTTGGCCATCATGAGAACCTGGTTGAATTGGTTGGATGTTGTGTAGACCAGCTCCCACTGTATATGATCATGGAAGATGTGTCTCTTGGTGACCTGCTGACATTTCTGTGGACATGTCGGAAG GATGTAATGGCAATGGATGGTGTCCCCTATGACCTCACTGAGAGGCAGGTATATGAGGTTGGACAGCAGGTTGCAGCAGCTCTG GCTTATCTTGAAGAAAAGAACTTGTTCCATGGTGACATTGCTGCCAGGAATGTCCTTCTCCATCACAACTTCACTGCCAAGCTCTGTGGTTTGGGCCTGGCCTACGAAACTCACACACACGGTGCCAGCTCAGTCACACGGAAAGTGCCCGTCAAGTGGCAGGCACCAGAGAGGCTCCTGAGCAAACCCCCTACCATCAAGGCAGACAT atGGTCTTTTGGAATTCTACTGTATGAAATGATTACATTAG GTGCTCCACCATATCCTGAGGTGCCACCTTCTGACATCTTATCCTACCTGCAGAAACAGAACATTATGAAGCAGCCCTCGAGCTGCCAGCAAGCCAT GTACAGCATCATGAAGTCCTGCTGGCAGTGGAGTGCAGCTGACCggccttccccagcacagctcttgtgCTCCCTGGAAACAGCCATGAAGACCAGCAACGGGCAcacagtgctgcaggtgcctgAGCCAGTGGTGCCTGAACTCTATGCTGATGCTGCTGGTGTTGATGTGCACAGCCTCGTGAGGGAATACACAATCCTCTGA
- the STYK1 gene encoding tyrosine-protein kinase STYK1 isoform X2, which translates to MAGDVKRFSRMLLECNSNDKLCVTRKNQQEPCSTENRYIQLSESSVESLLNSASLTLKELEIPREKLLPDSLQLIKLGAYGSIYRAQLETGSSGKTKAVVLKALQDPASPQKVKDFLGRIKFHQNLGHHENLVELVGCCVDQLPLYMIMEDVSLGDLLTFLWTCRKDVMAMDGVPYDLTERQVYEVGQQVAAALAYLEEKNLFHGDIAARNVLLHHNFTAKLCGLGLAYETHTHGASSVTRKVPVKWQAPERLLSKPPTIKADIWSFGILLYEMITLGAPPYPEVPPSDILSYLQKQNIMKQPSSCQQAMYSIMKSCWQWSAADRPSPAQLLCSLETAMKTSNGHTVLQVPEPVVPELYADAAGVDVHSLVREYTIL; encoded by the exons ATGGCAGGGGATGTGAAAAGATTCTCACGGATGCTGCTGGAGTGCAATAGCAATGACAAGCTATGTG TGACAAGAAAGAATCAGCAGGAACCCTGCTCAACAGAGAACCGCTACATCCAGCTGAGTGAGAGCTCTGTGGAGAGCCTGCTAAATTCTGCATCCTTGACTCTGAAAGAATTAGAGATACCACGAGAGAAACTCTTACCAGACAGCTTGCAACTGATCAAACTTGGTGCCTATGGGAGCATCTACAGAGCACAGTTGGAAACCGGGAGCTCTGGGAAGACTAAGGCTGTGGTGTTGAAAGCCTTGCAAG ATCCAGCTAGTCCCCAGAAAGTGAAGGATTTCTTGGGAAGGATTAAATTCCATCAAAACCTTGGCCATCATGAGAACCTGGTTGAATTGGTTGGATGTTGTGTAGACCAGCTCCCACTGTATATGATCATGGAAGATGTGTCTCTTGGTGACCTGCTGACATTTCTGTGGACATGTCGGAAG GATGTAATGGCAATGGATGGTGTCCCCTATGACCTCACTGAGAGGCAGGTATATGAGGTTGGACAGCAGGTTGCAGCAGCTCTG GCTTATCTTGAAGAAAAGAACTTGTTCCATGGTGACATTGCTGCCAGGAATGTCCTTCTCCATCACAACTTCACTGCCAAGCTCTGTGGTTTGGGCCTGGCCTACGAAACTCACACACACGGTGCCAGCTCAGTCACACGGAAAGTGCCCGTCAAGTGGCAGGCACCAGAGAGGCTCCTGAGCAAACCCCCTACCATCAAGGCAGACAT atGGTCTTTTGGAATTCTACTGTATGAAATGATTACATTAG GTGCTCCACCATATCCTGAGGTGCCACCTTCTGACATCTTATCCTACCTGCAGAAACAGAACATTATGAAGCAGCCCTCGAGCTGCCAGCAAGCCAT GTACAGCATCATGAAGTCCTGCTGGCAGTGGAGTGCAGCTGACCggccttccccagcacagctcttgtgCTCCCTGGAAACAGCCATGAAGACCAGCAACGGGCAcacagtgctgcaggtgcctgAGCCAGTGGTGCCTGAACTCTATGCTGATGCTGCTGGTGTTGATGTGCACAGCCTCGTGAGGGAATACACAATCCTCTGA